One window from the genome of Gemmatimonadaceae bacterium encodes:
- a CDS encoding tetratricopeptide repeat protein — translation MAATTLGSERDREVLRSFARRIDPSDAGAHNNLGVLYFNKGLYEEAVQAFMRALELDPRMQVAQRNLEIAYFNTGYYDERVPELKDRVRTTPADREARWELARTYALLGEHGQAVEEFTALLRYQPNDVGAMVQLGLSERTLGHTEPAQRWLERARTLDPNSSLVHFYLGEIAYNRGLNDEAMASLNRAIELNPENHDALYLMGFVLGDMGRHEDARAVTKRAIKLNPTLSRAQANLSIDQNKPERYEALVGARGERRSRRMEVSQEGQLAHYNLGLAFRQKGYYAESLREYRLALDRGEDEDLVRQAMAEVHLVTRDLGAARELYDQLIARNATSPKLWNERGVTLHQDGRYAEAEESYRRAIAVEPGYALAHNNLGVALAHAGHGDAALGEFRAALEAQPGLAKARLNLALLLSKAKRMPMALEAYRQVLVTEPEQPVAWNGAGLVLAEMRKFEDARNAFARAIQARPEYAEAHYNLSFTLSNLGDFEGALRETKLALELEPYYVAQKFDLAIDLQYEDPDLSIQPDLGAEKRADAGIAEFSFDPALLDTVFTQLAPAPAPAPSVPVGTDPYGMAVDFLSKGFFDRAQVEARRALAHGADRTAGNVLLGETFARQGLHGEALDRYREARRAAPDDLAAMRGEAWSLVKLGQAVEARPLAEELVLRASEDIETLMLAAAVRAASGDPAAALATLDTARRVAPMRADVHQQMGAIARRLGDLEGAILAYRHALSLDPAFAGVRYELARLLIEKRQYRDAEDELLAALDAVPTYAEATLELATLRRMIGHADTALPLLIDLLQRDPYHFDALIALGETLLVLGRKQDAVTAFTRVLRFDPNHVGALYHEGVLLAERRRYREAVDRWQRVLTLEPGGDFARRARREIRSATDLQRIFADRQAT, via the coding sequence ATGGCGGCGACCACCCTGGGTTCGGAGCGCGACCGCGAGGTCCTGAGGTCGTTCGCCCGACGGATCGATCCGTCGGACGCCGGCGCGCACAACAATCTGGGGGTGCTCTACTTCAACAAAGGCCTGTACGAGGAAGCGGTGCAGGCGTTCATGCGCGCGTTGGAACTGGATCCGCGCATGCAGGTGGCGCAGCGGAACCTCGAGATCGCGTACTTCAACACCGGGTATTACGACGAGCGGGTGCCGGAGCTCAAGGACCGGGTGCGGACCACTCCGGCCGACCGTGAAGCGCGCTGGGAGTTGGCGCGCACGTATGCCCTGCTCGGCGAGCACGGGCAGGCGGTGGAGGAGTTCACGGCCCTGCTGCGCTACCAGCCCAACGACGTGGGGGCGATGGTCCAGCTCGGCCTCTCCGAGCGCACCCTGGGGCATACGGAGCCGGCGCAGCGCTGGCTGGAGCGGGCGCGGACGCTCGACCCCAACAGTTCGCTGGTCCACTTCTACCTCGGAGAGATCGCGTACAACCGCGGGCTCAACGACGAGGCGATGGCGTCGCTCAACCGCGCCATCGAGCTCAACCCGGAGAACCACGACGCGCTGTACCTGATGGGATTCGTGCTCGGCGACATGGGGCGCCACGAGGATGCGCGGGCGGTGACCAAGCGCGCCATCAAGCTGAACCCCACGCTGTCGCGCGCCCAGGCCAACCTGTCGATCGACCAGAACAAGCCGGAGCGCTACGAGGCGCTGGTGGGGGCGCGGGGCGAGCGGCGGTCGCGCCGCATGGAGGTGTCGCAGGAGGGGCAGCTCGCGCACTACAACCTGGGCCTCGCCTTCCGTCAGAAGGGCTACTACGCCGAATCGCTGCGCGAGTACCGGCTGGCGCTGGACCGCGGCGAGGACGAGGATCTGGTGCGCCAGGCGATGGCCGAGGTGCACCTGGTCACGCGGGACCTCGGCGCGGCGCGGGAGTTGTACGACCAGTTGATCGCGCGCAACGCGACCAGTCCCAAGCTCTGGAACGAACGCGGGGTGACGCTCCACCAGGACGGGCGGTACGCGGAGGCGGAGGAGAGTTACCGACGCGCGATCGCGGTGGAACCCGGGTACGCGTTGGCGCACAACAACCTCGGCGTGGCATTGGCGCACGCCGGCCACGGCGACGCGGCGCTGGGCGAGTTCCGCGCCGCGCTCGAGGCGCAGCCCGGGCTCGCCAAGGCGCGGCTCAACCTGGCGCTGCTGCTCTCCAAGGCCAAGCGGATGCCGATGGCGCTCGAGGCGTACCGGCAGGTGCTGGTCACGGAGCCCGAGCAGCCGGTGGCCTGGAACGGCGCCGGGCTGGTGCTGGCCGAGATGCGCAAGTTCGAGGACGCGCGCAACGCGTTCGCGCGGGCCATCCAGGCGCGGCCCGAATACGCCGAGGCCCACTACAACCTGAGCTTCACGCTCTCCAATCTCGGCGACTTCGAAGGGGCGCTGCGCGAGACCAAGCTGGCGCTGGAGCTGGAGCCGTACTACGTGGCCCAGAAGTTCGATCTCGCGATCGACCTGCAGTACGAGGATCCCGACCTCTCCATCCAGCCGGACCTGGGCGCGGAGAAGCGCGCCGACGCGGGGATCGCGGAATTCAGCTTCGATCCGGCGCTGCTCGACACGGTGTTCACGCAACTGGCCCCGGCCCCGGCGCCCGCCCCGTCGGTGCCGGTGGGAACCGATCCGTACGGCATGGCGGTGGACTTCCTGTCCAAGGGTTTCTTCGATCGCGCGCAGGTCGAAGCGCGGCGCGCCCTGGCCCACGGCGCCGACCGGACCGCGGGCAACGTGCTGCTGGGCGAGACGTTCGCGCGGCAGGGGCTGCACGGCGAGGCGCTGGACCGCTATCGCGAAGCGCGGCGCGCGGCGCCCGACGATCTGGCCGCGATGCGCGGCGAGGCGTGGTCGCTGGTGAAGCTGGGCCAGGCGGTGGAGGCGCGGCCGCTGGCCGAGGAGTTGGTCCTGCGCGCTTCGGAGGATATCGAAACGCTAATGCTCGCCGCCGCGGTGCGGGCGGCGTCGGGCGACCCGGCGGCGGCGCTGGCCACGCTCGATACGGCGCGGCGCGTGGCCCCGATGCGGGCCGACGTGCACCAGCAGATGGGGGCCATCGCCAGGCGGCTGGGCGACCTGGAGGGCGCGATCCTGGCCTATCGCCACGCCCTCTCCCTCGATCCGGCCTTCGCCGGCGTGCGCTACGAGTTGGCGCGCCTGCTGATCGAGAAGCGACAGTACCGGGACGCGGAGGACGAGCTGCTGGCCGCCCTCGACGCCGTCCCCACGTACGCCGAGGCGACGCTCGAGCTGGCCACGCTGCGCCGCATGATCGGCCACGCCGACACGGCGCTCCCGCTGCTCATCGACCTGCTGCAGCGCGACCCGTACCACTTCGACGCGCTGATCGCGCTCGGCGAGACGCTGCTCGTGCTCGGTCGCAAGCAGGACGCGGTCACGGCGTTCACGCGCGTCCTGCGGTTCGACCCCAACCACGTGGGCGCGCTGTATCATGAGGGAGTGCTGTTGGCCGAGCGGCGGCGATACCGCGAGGCCGTGGACCGCTGGCAGCGCGTGCTCACGCTGGAGCCGGGCGGGGACTTCGCGCGGCGGGCCCGGCGCGAGATCCGTTCCGCCACCGACCTCCAGCGCATCTTCGCCGACCGGCAGGCGACCTGA
- a CDS encoding chemotaxis protein CheC: MDELQNLGVLQLDALREVANIGAGHAATALSQMIGGTIMISVPRINIQRLEDVAPLVADPDEPVAAVLLHILGDLSGRTLLVFPKSAAITLAEMMLRRPVGTSGELGELEQSAIKEAGNILSSAYMNALSEFMGMLLLPSPPALAIDMSAAVLSTAYLQFGTDRDYVFCVESEFMLKDVDQRLRGFFLLLPDPASLQAILRAIRVT; this comes from the coding sequence ATGGACGAGCTTCAAAACCTCGGGGTGCTGCAACTCGATGCCCTGCGCGAAGTGGCCAACATCGGCGCCGGCCACGCCGCGACGGCGCTGTCGCAGATGATCGGCGGGACGATCATGATCAGCGTGCCGCGGATCAACATCCAGCGTCTCGAGGACGTGGCCCCGCTGGTGGCCGACCCCGACGAGCCGGTGGCGGCGGTGCTGCTCCACATCCTGGGCGACCTGTCGGGGCGCACGCTGCTCGTGTTCCCGAAGTCGGCGGCGATCACGCTGGCCGAGATGATGCTGCGGCGCCCGGTCGGCACGTCGGGGGAATTGGGCGAACTCGAACAGTCGGCGATCAAGGAAGCGGGCAATATCCTGAGCAGCGCGTACATGAACGCGCTGAGCGAATTCATGGGCATGCTGCTGCTGCCCTCGCCGCCAGCGCTGGCGATCGACATGTCGGCGGCCGTGCTGAGCACCGCCTACCTCCAGTTCGGCACCGACCGCGACTACGTGTTCTGCGTGGAGAGCGAGTTCATGCTGAAGGACGTCGATCAGCGGCTGCGCGGGTTCTTCCTGCTGCTTCCCGATCCGGCATCGCTCCAGGCGATTCTGCGAGCCATTCGCGTGACGTGA